Proteins found in one Campylobacter concisus genomic segment:
- the hisS gene encoding histidine--tRNA ligase, translated as MITALRGMKDMLPARAKLYARIIKTCEEVAKNYGYEQILTPHLEETALFKRSVGESSDIVGKEMYQFEDKGGNDVCLRPEGTAGVVRAFIEAKLDRANVTKRCFYHGSMFRYERPQKGRLREFHQFGCECFGEGSVYEDASIILMVSEIFNRLNIKTTLKINSLGDESSMKSYKEKLVKFLDENDDRICEDCKRRKLLNPIRVLDCKVESCQEIYKNAPVITDSLSDEAQADFEKLQEILTANGVKFEIDTKLVRGLDYYCKTAFEFISDEIGSQSAVAGGGRYDRLVEYLGGRASYGVGFAMGVERIMEILGEAENERAGIYLCALDAANIDFIYNLGTKLRKKYQVEISYEAKKLQKHLQNADNKNVKIFLCVGENEMKENKIWYKNLETKDEKTIHLDDLEKELG; from the coding sequence ATGATAACGGCACTTCGTGGCATGAAAGATATGCTTCCAGCTCGTGCAAAACTTTACGCACGGATAATCAAAACCTGCGAGGAAGTCGCAAAAAACTACGGATATGAGCAAATTTTAACCCCGCACCTCGAGGAGACAGCACTTTTTAAAAGAAGTGTCGGTGAGAGCAGTGACATCGTGGGCAAAGAGATGTATCAGTTTGAAGACAAAGGCGGAAACGACGTTTGTTTGCGACCTGAGGGCACAGCTGGCGTGGTTAGAGCGTTTATCGAGGCAAAACTTGACAGGGCAAATGTGACAAAGCGCTGCTTTTATCACGGCTCGATGTTTCGCTACGAGCGTCCACAAAAAGGCCGCTTAAGGGAGTTTCATCAGTTTGGCTGCGAGTGCTTTGGCGAAGGCAGCGTCTATGAGGATGCGAGCATTATCTTGATGGTGAGTGAAATTTTTAATAGACTAAATATCAAAACAACCCTAAAAATCAACTCACTTGGCGACGAGAGCTCGATGAAGTCTTACAAAGAAAAACTTGTTAAATTTCTAGATGAAAATGACGACAGAATTTGCGAAGACTGCAAAAGGCGCAAGCTTTTAAACCCTATCCGCGTGCTTGACTGCAAGGTTGAGAGTTGCCAAGAAATTTATAAAAACGCCCCAGTTATCACTGATAGTCTAAGCGACGAAGCACAGGCTGATTTTGAAAAACTACAAGAAATTTTAACGGCAAATGGCGTTAAATTTGAGATAGATACTAAGCTAGTTCGTGGGCTAGACTACTACTGCAAGACGGCGTTTGAGTTTATCAGCGACGAGATTGGCTCACAAAGTGCAGTCGCAGGCGGAGGCAGATACGACAGGCTTGTTGAATATCTTGGCGGTAGAGCAAGTTATGGCGTTGGCTTTGCGATGGGCGTTGAGAGAATAATGGAAATTTTAGGTGAAGCTGAGAATGAGCGAGCTGGAATTTATCTTTGCGCGCTTGATGCGGCGAATATTGATTTTATCTATAATCTTGGCACAAAGCTTCGCAAAAAATATCAGGTTGAAATTTCATATGAAGCTAAAAAACTTCAAAAACATCTGCAAAATGCTGACAATAAAAATGTAAAAATTTTCCTTTGTGTAGGCGAAAATGAGATGAAAGAGAATAAAATTTGGTATAAAAATTTAGAAACCAAAGATGAAAAAACGATACATTTAGATGATCTTGAAAAGGAGCTGGGATGA